A single Lolium perenne isolate Kyuss_39 chromosome 6, Kyuss_2.0, whole genome shotgun sequence DNA region contains:
- the LOC127306384 gene encoding uncharacterized protein, which translates to MCDKSDCDCQSLGVFRGPLVSGSHDFDEHCMFGNDMYLTKGQVDFLNEHCNHFPTEEFEYYIYRMTKSAVIKNKCKLDIGKKFTAKYLKRFIDDAPGNAVTLSLEYTDSNARFKVTMKMAKEKAKNAIIATGWSKAMNTYEIKEGAICIFEFYVDMKGKLALMIHSLPDDCDDSDSSESSE; encoded by the exons ATGTGTGACAAGTCTGACTGTGACTGTCAATCCCTTGGGGTCTTCAGAG GGCCACTGGTAAGTGGGAGCCATGACTTTGATGAGCACTGCATGTTTGGAAATGACATGTACTTGACAAAAGGTCAAGTCGATTTCCTTAATGAGCACTGCAACCACTTTCCAACAGAGGAATTTGAGTACTATATCTACAGGATGACCAAGTCAGCAGTGATAAAGAATAAATGCAAGCTG GATATTGGAAAGAAGTTCACTGCCAAGTACCTGAAAAGGTTCATTGACGATGCTCCTGGCAATGCTGTTACTCTTTCTCTAGAGTACACCGACAGCAATGCACGCTTTAAAGTGaccatgaagatggcaaaggagaAGGCCAAGAATGCAATCATAGCAACTGGTTGGTCAAAGGCTATGAATACTTATGAGATCAAAGAAGGAGCCATCTGCATCTTTGAATTCTACGTTGACATGAAAGGTAAGCTTGCTCTGATGATCCACAGTCTACCTGATGACTGTGATGACTCTGATTCATCTGAGTCATCAGAGTAA
- the LOC127310106 gene encoding aspartyl protease family protein At5g10770-like, whose translation MSSVTQLLLLMLCICHSAIARARLDDALKAEAVCAQPQVSPSSSSGATVRLSHRYGPCSPAPSTDEPTITELLHSDQLRANYVQRKFSAGKNGTEPSVLTVPTTLGSALGTLQYVITVGIGSPVVIQTMMVDTANDVSWVYCRSSNGSTLFDPSKYTTYAPFSCTAPECTQLGTRGNGCANSECQYNVDYAAVANSTGTYGSDTTSGARIADTFLPALLKCACICNLCRHFLGLCQ comes from the exons ATGTCGTCTGTTACTCAACTACTGCTTCTCATGCTGTGCATCTGCCATTCTGCCATTGCTCGAGCAAGGCTGGATGATGCGCTGAAGGCTGAAGCCGTCTGTGCCCAGCCACAAG TGAGTCCATCGTCGTCCAGTGGCGCCACGGTGCGGTTAAGCCACCGGTATGGCCCGTGCTCGCCGGCACCGTCCACTGACGAGCCAACCATCACGGAGCTGCTCCACAGCGACCAACTCCGAGCCAATTACGTCCAGCGGAAGTTCTCTGCTGGGAAGAACGGCACCGAGCCATCGGTCCTCACGGTGCCGACCACTTTGGGATCCGCCCTCGGCACGCTGCAGTACGTGATCACCGTCGGCATCGGCTCCCCGGTGGTGATCCAGACCATGATGGTCGACACCGCCAACGACGTGTCGTGGGTGTACTGTCGCTCCTCCAACGGGTCGACGCTCTTCGATCCCAGCAAGTACACCACCTACGCCCCGTTCTCCTGCACCGCCCCGGAGTGCACGCAGCTCGGCACCCGAGGCAACGGCTGCGCAAACTCCGAGTGCCAGTACAATGTCGACTACGCTGCGGTCGCCAACAGCACCGGAACGTACGGCTCCGACACTACGTCAGGTGCTAGAATTGCCGACACTTTCTTGCCGGCACTTCTCAAATGTGCCTGCATTTGTAATCTTTGCCGGCATTTTTTGGGTCTGTGCCAATAA